The Arachis hypogaea cultivar Tifrunner chromosome 16, arahy.Tifrunner.gnm2.J5K5, whole genome shotgun sequence genome contains a region encoding:
- the LOC112754869 gene encoding adenylyl-sulfate kinase 3 isoform X3: protein MSTITNSTNIFWQECQIGKPDRQKLLNQKGCVVWITGLSGSGKSTLACSLGRELHTRGKLSYVLDGDNLRHGLNKDLGFKPEDRTENIRRTGEVAKLFADAGLICVASLISPYRRDRDACRAMLPDANFIEVFMNMPLHLCEARDPKGLYKLARSGKIKGFTGIDDPYEPPLNCEKLSRKMEFVQRPLQWLDK from the exons ATGTCAACTATTACCAATTCAACAAATATATTTTGGCAAGAATGTCAAATAGGCAAGCCTGACAGACAGAAGCTACTTAACCAAAAGGGATGTGTTGTGTGGATTACAGGACTCAGCGGATCAG GAAAAAGCACATTGGCATGTTCACTAGGAAGAGAACTGCACACAAGGGGGAAGTTATCATATGTCCTTGATGGAGATAACCTTCGACATGGACTAAACAAGGACCTTGGTTTTAAACCTGAAGACCGCACTGAAAATATTCGCAGAACTG GAGAAGTGGCAAAGCTCTTTGCCGATGCTGGTCTAATATGTGTTGCCAGTTTGATATCTCCTTATAGAAGAGACCGGGACGCTTGCCGTGCCATGTTGCCCGATGCCAACTTTATTGAGG TTTTCATGAACATGCCTTTACATTTGTGTGAGGCACGAGACCCAAAAGGCCTCTATAAGCTTGCTCGTTCAGGAAAGATCAAAG GTTTTACCGGCATCGACGATCCTTATGAACCGCCCCTAAATTGTGAG AAATTAAGCAGGAAAATGGAGTTTGTCCAACGCCCACTGCAATGGCTGGACAAGTAG
- the LOC112754869 gene encoding adenylyl-sulfate kinase 3 isoform X2 gives MSTITNSTNIFWQECQIGKPDRQKLLNQKGCVVWITGLSGSGKSTLACSLGRELHTRGKLSYVLDGDNLRHGLNKDLGFKPEDRTENIRRTEVAKLFADAGLICVASLISPYRRDRDACRAMLPDANFIEVFMNMPLHLCEARDPKGLYKLARSGKIKGFTGIDDPYEPPLNCEIEIKQENGVCPTPTAMAGQVVSYLENKGFLRS, from the exons ATGTCAACTATTACCAATTCAACAAATATATTTTGGCAAGAATGTCAAATAGGCAAGCCTGACAGACAGAAGCTACTTAACCAAAAGGGATGTGTTGTGTGGATTACAGGACTCAGCGGATCAG GAAAAAGCACATTGGCATGTTCACTAGGAAGAGAACTGCACACAAGGGGGAAGTTATCATATGTCCTTGATGGAGATAACCTTCGACATGGACTAAACAAGGACCTTGGTTTTAAACCTGAAGACCGCACTGAAAATATTCGCAGAACTG AAGTGGCAAAGCTCTTTGCCGATGCTGGTCTAATATGTGTTGCCAGTTTGATATCTCCTTATAGAAGAGACCGGGACGCTTGCCGTGCCATGTTGCCCGATGCCAACTTTATTGAGG TTTTCATGAACATGCCTTTACATTTGTGTGAGGCACGAGACCCAAAAGGCCTCTATAAGCTTGCTCGTTCAGGAAAGATCAAAG GTTTTACCGGCATCGACGATCCTTATGAACCGCCCCTAAATTGTGAG ATAGAAATTAAGCAGGAAAATGGAGTTTGTCCAACGCCCACTGCAATGGCTGGACAAGTAGTTTCTTACTTGGAGAACAAAGGATTTCTAAGAAGTTAG
- the LOC112754869 gene encoding adenylyl-sulfate kinase 3 isoform X1 — translation MSTITNSTNIFWQECQIGKPDRQKLLNQKGCVVWITGLSGSGKSTLACSLGRELHTRGKLSYVLDGDNLRHGLNKDLGFKPEDRTENIRRTGEVAKLFADAGLICVASLISPYRRDRDACRAMLPDANFIEVFMNMPLHLCEARDPKGLYKLARSGKIKGFTGIDDPYEPPLNCEIEIKQENGVCPTPTAMAGQVVSYLENKGFLRS, via the exons ATGTCAACTATTACCAATTCAACAAATATATTTTGGCAAGAATGTCAAATAGGCAAGCCTGACAGACAGAAGCTACTTAACCAAAAGGGATGTGTTGTGTGGATTACAGGACTCAGCGGATCAG GAAAAAGCACATTGGCATGTTCACTAGGAAGAGAACTGCACACAAGGGGGAAGTTATCATATGTCCTTGATGGAGATAACCTTCGACATGGACTAAACAAGGACCTTGGTTTTAAACCTGAAGACCGCACTGAAAATATTCGCAGAACTG GAGAAGTGGCAAAGCTCTTTGCCGATGCTGGTCTAATATGTGTTGCCAGTTTGATATCTCCTTATAGAAGAGACCGGGACGCTTGCCGTGCCATGTTGCCCGATGCCAACTTTATTGAGG TTTTCATGAACATGCCTTTACATTTGTGTGAGGCACGAGACCCAAAAGGCCTCTATAAGCTTGCTCGTTCAGGAAAGATCAAAG GTTTTACCGGCATCGACGATCCTTATGAACCGCCCCTAAATTGTGAG ATAGAAATTAAGCAGGAAAATGGAGTTTGTCCAACGCCCACTGCAATGGCTGGACAAGTAGTTTCTTACTTGGAGAACAAAGGATTTCTAAGAAGTTAG